A region from the Tahibacter amnicola genome encodes:
- a CDS encoding dihydrodipicolinate synthase family protein, whose protein sequence is MTTIWQGVLPAITTPFDEKLAIDHAFVTKHVRWLISNGCKGIIPCGSLGESATLSFEEKVALIKTCVAATEGKVPVIPGIAALSTDEAVRLAKAAEAAGCGGLMVLPPYVYSSDWREMKAHVAAVIGATKLPCMLYNNPPAYKTDFVAEQVAELAAEFPNLQAVKESSGDSRRVTALVALLGDRVRVGIGLDDMVCEGVAAGAEFWVAGTVNALPKESIAQFELAKAGRWDEARALYRWHLPLLRLDTVVKFVQLIKLLQEEVGMGNSRVRPPRLEVIGAEREYALGVIRTALKEREKLAA, encoded by the coding sequence ATGACCACCATCTGGCAAGGCGTGCTTCCCGCCATCACCACTCCGTTCGACGAAAAGCTGGCCATCGACCACGCATTCGTGACCAAGCACGTGCGTTGGCTGATCTCCAACGGTTGCAAGGGCATCATTCCCTGCGGTTCGCTCGGCGAAAGTGCCACGCTCTCGTTCGAGGAAAAGGTCGCGCTGATCAAGACCTGCGTCGCCGCCACCGAAGGAAAGGTGCCGGTCATCCCGGGTATCGCAGCGCTCTCCACCGACGAGGCCGTGCGCCTGGCCAAGGCCGCCGAAGCGGCCGGATGCGGTGGCCTGATGGTGCTTCCGCCGTATGTGTATTCCAGCGACTGGCGGGAAATGAAAGCACACGTCGCCGCCGTGATCGGCGCGACCAAGCTGCCGTGCATGCTCTACAACAACCCGCCGGCCTACAAGACCGATTTCGTCGCGGAGCAGGTTGCCGAACTCGCGGCCGAATTCCCGAACCTGCAGGCCGTGAAGGAATCGTCCGGTGACTCGCGTCGCGTCACCGCGCTGGTTGCGCTGCTCGGCGATCGCGTCCGCGTGGGTATTGGCCTTGACGACATGGTGTGCGAAGGCGTGGCTGCCGGCGCCGAGTTCTGGGTTGCCGGCACGGTCAACGCGCTGCCGAAGGAATCGATCGCCCAGTTCGAGCTGGCCAAGGCCGGTCGTTGGGACGAAGCCCGCGCACTCTACCGTTGGCACCTGCCGCTCCTGCGCCTGGACACCGTGGTGAAGTTCGTCCAGCTCATCAAGCTGCTGCAGGAAGAAGTCGGCATGGGCAACTCGCGGGTGCGTCCGCCGCGCCTGGAAGTGATCGGTGCCGAGCGCGAATACGCCCTGGGCGTCATCCGCACGGCGCTGAAAGAACGCGAAAAGCTCGCGGCGTAA
- a CDS encoding NAD(P)/FAD-dependent oxidoreductase, translating to MPRCHAEVLVIGAGPAGIAAAVTAERAGARAVLVDMQAEPGGQIWRGQWRQRKNPAARQWMEALERSPTECRFGSRLIAVPERGTALFDSPEGALTIQYERVVVATGARELLLPYPGWTLPGVFGAGGLQVLVKNGWPVQGRRVVIGGTGPLLLAVADTLRAHGANVVCIAEQAPLSAVASFGVGLAGNPGKLAQAFGLGWRLRGARYRTSSWVTRVHGKDAVDGVTVRQNGRLVDYACDAVATGYGLVPNLDVGASFGCEWRDGAIWVDANQHTSVAGVYCAGEGTGIGGVDQALTQGQMAGNAAAGRADLNRELQQRRNAEMRFAGQLRTAFRLRDEIRQLAEDSTVLCRCENVSVGAVRSCASAREAKLQHRLGMGHCQGRVCGGAASYLFGWSPSLPRPPLAPVAIGNLDYSSFSQSLERTV from the coding sequence ATGCCTAGGTGTCATGCGGAAGTCCTGGTCATCGGCGCCGGCCCCGCGGGTATCGCGGCGGCCGTGACGGCCGAGCGTGCCGGCGCGCGCGCCGTGCTGGTGGACATGCAGGCGGAGCCCGGTGGCCAGATCTGGCGCGGGCAATGGCGCCAGCGCAAGAACCCTGCCGCGCGCCAATGGATGGAAGCGCTGGAGCGCTCTCCCACGGAATGCCGGTTCGGTTCGCGCCTGATCGCCGTTCCCGAACGCGGGACGGCCTTGTTCGACAGCCCCGAGGGCGCCCTGACGATCCAGTACGAACGCGTCGTCGTGGCAACGGGCGCGCGCGAGCTGCTGTTGCCGTACCCCGGCTGGACGCTCCCGGGTGTTTTCGGTGCCGGCGGACTCCAGGTACTGGTGAAGAACGGCTGGCCCGTGCAGGGCCGCCGCGTCGTGATCGGCGGCACGGGACCACTGCTCCTCGCGGTGGCCGACACCTTGCGCGCCCACGGCGCGAACGTGGTGTGCATTGCCGAGCAGGCACCGCTTTCCGCGGTAGCGTCCTTCGGCGTCGGGCTGGCGGGTAATCCCGGCAAGCTGGCGCAGGCGTTCGGACTCGGCTGGCGTCTGCGCGGCGCCCGCTATCGCACCAGCAGCTGGGTGACGCGCGTGCACGGCAAGGACGCGGTCGACGGTGTCACCGTCCGCCAGAATGGACGGCTGGTCGACTACGCCTGTGACGCCGTCGCCACGGGGTACGGCCTGGTCCCGAACCTTGATGTCGGCGCCAGCTTCGGGTGCGAATGGCGCGACGGGGCCATCTGGGTCGACGCCAACCAGCATACGAGCGTTGCCGGCGTGTACTGCGCCGGTGAAGGCACTGGAATCGGTGGTGTGGACCAGGCGCTGACGCAGGGGCAGATGGCGGGCAACGCCGCTGCCGGGCGTGCCGACCTCAATCGCGAGCTGCAGCAGCGCCGCAACGCCGAGATGCGCTTCGCCGGCCAGCTTCGCACCGCGTTCCGGCTGCGCGACGAGATCCGCCAGCTCGCCGAAGACAGCACCGTCCTGTGCCGGTGCGAAAACGTCAGCGTCGGTGCCGTGCGCAGTTGCGCATCGGCGCGCGAGGCAAAACTGCAACACCGCCTCGGAATGGGGCATTGCCAGGGGCGCGTGTGCGGCGGCGCCGCCTCCTACCTGTTTGGCTGGTCGCCAAGCCTGCCGCGTCCGCCGCTCGCACCCGTTGCGATCGGCAATCTGGATTATTCCTCTTTTTCACAATCGCTTGAGAGAACCGTATGA
- a CDS encoding (2Fe-2S)-binding protein, protein MPHKVQILINGRREEVPAHISVAAAIAAIGQGATRRDLTGAPRAACCGMGVCFECRVRIDGAEKLGCLTRVSQGMEITTDA, encoded by the coding sequence ATGCCGCATAAGGTACAAATACTTATCAACGGGCGTCGCGAAGAAGTGCCCGCTCACATCAGTGTCGCCGCCGCCATCGCGGCCATCGGCCAGGGCGCGACGCGTCGAGACCTCACCGGCGCGCCGCGCGCGGCCTGTTGTGGCATGGGCGTGTGCTTCGAGTGTCGCGTGCGCATTGACGGCGCCGAGAAACTTGGCTGCCTGACGCGCGTGAGCCAGGGCATGGAGATCACCACGGATGCCTAG
- a CDS encoding NAD(P)/FAD-dependent oxidoreductase, with amino-acid sequence MIHDVLIVGGGIVGCAIAERLALGGLSVCLVERDCIGGGATAASMGHLVVLDDDPAELALSAWSCERWRILADALPAGADYRATGTLWVARDGEEMEEAERKQARLAGAGIASEMISAATLARLEPALAERLAGGLRVPSDAVVYPPVAAAWLARQAAAAGADILSGIAVRNLDPAGVVLADGREVRADKVIIANGCAAPELLPAVPIRKRKGHLLITTRGAPTVTHQLVELGYIKSAHSTEGDSVAFNLQPRPTGQWLLGSTRQFDDTTTGVTPRLVSGLIERGKAFVPALAAVSALRAWTGFRPTTPDHRPLIGAWPSRPGTWLACGHEGLGVTTALGTADLIAAQLLQTATPFDAEPFAPARFAAEYENAA; translated from the coding sequence GTGATCCACGACGTCCTCATCGTCGGCGGCGGCATTGTCGGCTGCGCGATCGCGGAGCGATTGGCCCTGGGCGGGCTGTCGGTCTGCCTGGTCGAGCGCGACTGCATCGGCGGTGGTGCGACGGCTGCGTCGATGGGGCATCTCGTCGTGCTGGATGACGATCCCGCCGAGCTGGCCTTGTCAGCGTGGTCCTGCGAGCGCTGGCGCATCCTCGCCGATGCGTTGCCCGCGGGCGCTGACTACCGCGCCACGGGGACCCTGTGGGTCGCCCGTGACGGGGAGGAAATGGAAGAAGCCGAACGCAAGCAGGCGCGCCTGGCGGGTGCGGGCATAGCCAGCGAGATGATTTCCGCGGCGACGCTGGCGCGTCTGGAGCCCGCGCTGGCGGAGCGACTGGCCGGTGGCCTGCGGGTGCCATCGGACGCCGTGGTCTATCCGCCCGTGGCGGCTGCCTGGCTTGCGCGCCAAGCGGCCGCGGCAGGCGCCGACATCCTCAGTGGCATCGCGGTGCGCAATCTCGATCCCGCCGGCGTGGTTCTGGCCGATGGCCGCGAGGTGCGTGCCGACAAGGTGATCATCGCCAACGGCTGCGCCGCGCCCGAGCTGCTGCCGGCGGTGCCCATCCGCAAGCGCAAGGGGCATCTGCTCATCACCACGCGCGGCGCACCGACCGTCACGCACCAGCTGGTGGAGCTGGGTTACATCAAGAGTGCCCACAGCACCGAGGGCGATTCGGTGGCTTTCAACCTGCAACCCCGGCCCACGGGGCAGTGGTTGCTCGGGTCCACGCGCCAGTTCGATGACACCACCACTGGCGTCACACCACGCCTGGTTTCGGGGTTGATCGAGCGCGGCAAGGCGTTCGTGCCCGCCCTGGCGGCCGTGTCGGCGCTGCGCGCCTGGACCGGATTCCGCCCGACCACGCCGGATCACCGTCCTTTGATCGGCGCCTGGCCGTCACGTCCAGGAACCTGGCTTGCCTGCGGGCACGAGGGCCTTGGCGTCACCACGGCACTGGGCACGGCCGATCTCATCGCTGCACAACTGCTGCAGACCGCCACGCCGTTTGACGCCGAGCCGTTTGCGCCGGCGCGCTTCGCCGCGGAATACGAAAATGCCGCATAA
- a CDS encoding proline racemase family protein yields the protein MSRTRIIDSHTGGEPTRVVVEGGPPLKGLNPQAAREQLQREHDAWRRAIACEPRGSDVMVGAYLLEPTQPGCIAGVVFFNNVGYLGMCGHGTIGVAETLRHLGRIGPGRFKLETPVGVVEVELHDDGRVSIANVPSYRIAARVPVEVDGYGRLHGDIAWGGNWFFLVDDHGLEIDRANIGKLMDCAVQIRRALEKSAITGTDGAEIDHVELVGPSPTGGVNARNFVLCPGLAYDRSPCGTGTSAKLACLAADGKLQPGDTWRQESVIGSEFEGRYARTANGAIQPVITGRAHVVAESVLVFDPADTLTWGFA from the coding sequence ATGAGCCGAACCCGCATCATTGACTCCCATACCGGCGGTGAGCCTACGCGTGTCGTCGTCGAGGGCGGGCCTCCGCTCAAGGGGCTGAACCCCCAGGCCGCCCGGGAACAATTGCAGCGCGAACACGACGCCTGGCGACGCGCCATAGCGTGCGAACCGCGTGGTTCGGATGTCATGGTCGGTGCCTATCTGCTGGAGCCGACGCAGCCCGGCTGCATTGCCGGCGTGGTGTTCTTCAATAATGTCGGCTACCTGGGCATGTGCGGCCACGGCACGATCGGCGTCGCCGAAACGCTGCGCCACCTGGGGCGCATCGGTCCGGGCCGCTTCAAACTGGAAACGCCGGTCGGCGTGGTCGAGGTCGAGCTGCACGATGACGGTCGCGTATCGATTGCCAACGTGCCGAGTTATCGCATCGCGGCCAGGGTGCCGGTCGAGGTCGACGGCTACGGCCGCCTTCATGGCGATATCGCCTGGGGAGGCAACTGGTTCTTCCTGGTCGATGATCACGGGCTGGAAATCGATCGTGCAAACATCGGCAAGTTGATGGATTGCGCGGTGCAAATTCGCCGCGCATTGGAAAAATCGGCCATTACCGGAACCGATGGCGCCGAGATCGACCACGTCGAGCTGGTCGGTCCTTCGCCGACCGGCGGTGTAAATGCGCGCAACTTTGTACTTTGTCCCGGCCTGGCCTACGACCGCTCGCCCTGTGGCACCGGCACCAGCGCCAAGCTGGCGTGCCTGGCGGCCGACGGCAAGCTGCAACCGGGTGACACCTGGCGCCAGGAGAGCGTGATCGGCAGCGAGTTCGAAGGCCGCTACGCCCGTACCGCCAATGGCGCGATTCAGCCGGTGATCACCGGCCGCGCCCACGTGGTGGCCGAATCGGTGCTGGTATTTGATCCGGCGGACACCCTCACCTGGGGATTTGCGTGA
- a CDS encoding AraC family transcriptional regulator: MNGELARWREAFMARVATPWYVEALFDRLPDIVFSIKDRQGRYVAMSEAAVIRCGLKRKQDAIGKTAFDLFPRPMAERYTRQDERLFRTAKPIIDNLDLTVYRDGSAGWCLSTKEPLYDGSGRVIGLACISKDLIEPSRAGLIDAGFADTVDYMLENYDQPLRMEELAQRSGLSQAQFERRMKKIFHLSAGQYLIKTRIDHAARLLASTDMAIAEVAQHAGFSDQSALSRQFRQVTGFAPRQYRQLMRPEPLE; encoded by the coding sequence ATGAACGGTGAACTGGCCCGCTGGCGCGAAGCCTTCATGGCGCGAGTCGCCACTCCCTGGTACGTGGAAGCCTTGTTCGACCGCCTGCCGGACATCGTCTTCTCGATCAAGGACCGCCAGGGGCGCTACGTCGCGATGAGCGAAGCTGCGGTCATCCGATGTGGTCTCAAGCGCAAGCAGGATGCGATCGGCAAGACGGCCTTCGACCTCTTCCCGCGCCCGATGGCCGAGCGCTACACCCGGCAGGACGAGCGCCTGTTCCGCACCGCCAAGCCGATCATCGACAACCTTGATCTCACCGTGTATCGCGATGGCAGCGCCGGCTGGTGCCTTTCGACGAAAGAACCGCTGTACGACGGCTCCGGGCGCGTGATCGGCCTGGCCTGCATCTCCAAGGACCTGATCGAACCCAGTCGCGCGGGGCTGATCGACGCCGGTTTCGCCGACACCGTCGACTACATGCTCGAGAACTATGACCAGCCGCTGCGCATGGAGGAACTGGCGCAGCGCTCCGGCCTGTCGCAGGCGCAGTTCGAGCGCCGCATGAAAAAGATCTTCCACCTCTCGGCCGGCCAGTACCTGATCAAGACCCGTATCGATCACGCGGCGCGCCTGCTGGCGTCCACCGACATGGCCATCGCCGAGGTCGCGCAGCACGCCGGCTTCTCTGATCAGAGCGCCCTGTCGCGGCAGTTCCGCCAGGTCACCGGGTTCGCGCCACGCCAGTACCGCCAGCTGATGCGGCCCGAGCCGCTCGAGTAG
- a CDS encoding S46 family peptidase, with protein MSVVLRAAVLAGGLALALEATADEGMWMASQLPDLAPALRAAGFQADAAALADLTRPPLNAVVKAGGATGAFVSANGLLLTNHHVAYGAIQYNARADRNLLETGFVAADQAAELPAGPDFRVLVTVGFDRVTDEVLKAAQGKKGRAYFDAVEAANKTIVAACEREPGMRCSVATMDYGAEFFRIRQLELRDVRLVYAPPSAAGKYGDEIDNFVWPRHSADFTLLRAYVAPDGSVADFAPENRPYQPPAHLQITHDGPKDGDFVMLAGYPGITYRHRLSYEVTERVDWGLPTSVELLTGLIRVIETRSAGNAEAAVRYASLLASLKNASKRFSGEREGLLRGDAKQLRETAEQTFLAWLATSRQPAAIKRDIDQVGRLLRDASATRERDLILGLLTRHIQLFNAAITLQRRALEHDKPDARRESGYQQRDETLLLAQMKQVQRRYEPGMEQALLLSLLARYQALPKEQRVAEFDAAFGSTGPEAEKALAAIYGTTRLGDEETRLAYFNGPADALRQSNDALLVLAAQLQPALLRLEHERKQREGELLRLRPSYMRALKAWYAQSQRALYPDANGTLRVSYGRVTGFRPRDGVEYTPVTTVAGIVEKHSGKVPFDAPAALLAAIAKGDFGATADPTLKTQTVNFLSNLDSTGGNSGSPVLNARGELVGLNFDSNWESVSASWQYDPRYKRAIHVDMRYLRWLMEKVWPAPHLLREMRLPADG; from the coding sequence ATGTCCGTAGTGCTGCGTGCCGCCGTCCTGGCGGGTGGTCTTGCCCTGGCGCTGGAGGCCACGGCCGACGAAGGAATGTGGATGGCTTCGCAGCTGCCGGACCTGGCGCCCGCCCTGCGCGCCGCCGGCTTCCAGGCCGATGCCGCTGCACTGGCTGACCTGACCCGCCCGCCCCTCAACGCGGTCGTCAAGGCCGGCGGCGCCACCGGCGCCTTCGTCTCCGCCAATGGCCTGCTGCTGACCAATCATCATGTGGCGTACGGCGCCATCCAGTACAACGCACGCGCCGACCGCAACCTCCTGGAAACGGGCTTCGTGGCAGCCGACCAGGCCGCCGAACTGCCCGCCGGACCCGATTTCCGCGTGCTGGTCACGGTCGGCTTCGACCGGGTGACCGACGAGGTGCTCAAGGCCGCGCAAGGCAAGAAGGGGCGTGCCTACTTCGACGCCGTCGAAGCGGCCAACAAAACCATCGTGGCCGCGTGTGAACGCGAGCCCGGCATGCGTTGCAGTGTCGCCACGATGGACTACGGCGCCGAATTCTTCCGGATCCGCCAGCTTGAGCTGCGCGACGTGCGACTGGTCTACGCGCCGCCCAGTGCGGCCGGAAAGTACGGCGACGAGATCGACAATTTCGTCTGGCCGCGCCATTCCGCCGACTTCACCCTGCTGCGCGCCTACGTCGCGCCCGACGGATCCGTCGCGGATTTCGCGCCCGAAAACCGTCCGTACCAGCCGCCGGCGCATCTCCAGATCACACACGACGGCCCCAAGGACGGCGACTTCGTGATGCTCGCCGGCTACCCCGGCATTACCTATCGCCATCGCCTGTCGTACGAGGTCACCGAGCGCGTCGACTGGGGCCTGCCGACGTCGGTGGAACTTCTCACGGGCCTGATCCGCGTCATCGAAACGCGCAGCGCCGGAAACGCGGAAGCGGCCGTGCGCTACGCCTCGCTGCTGGCCAGCCTGAAGAACGCGAGCAAACGTTTCAGCGGCGAGCGGGAGGGCCTGCTCCGCGGTGACGCCAAGCAACTGCGGGAAACTGCCGAGCAGACCTTTCTCGCCTGGCTGGCGACGTCCCGCCAGCCCGCGGCAATCAAACGCGATATCGACCAGGTTGGCCGTCTCCTGCGCGACGCCAGCGCCACACGCGAGCGGGACCTGATCCTGGGCCTGCTGACCCGGCACATCCAGTTGTTCAACGCAGCCATCACCCTGCAGCGGCGTGCGCTGGAGCACGACAAGCCCGACGCCCGCCGCGAGAGCGGCTACCAGCAGCGGGACGAAACCCTTCTGCTGGCGCAGATGAAGCAGGTGCAGCGCCGCTACGAGCCCGGCATGGAACAGGCACTGCTGCTGTCATTGCTGGCACGCTACCAGGCGCTACCAAAAGAACAGCGCGTGGCCGAGTTCGACGCGGCCTTCGGCAGTACCGGCCCCGAGGCCGAGAAAGCGCTGGCGGCGATCTACGGCACCACGCGACTGGGCGATGAGGAAACACGCCTGGCCTATTTCAATGGCCCGGCGGACGCGCTGCGGCAGTCCAACGATGCCCTGCTGGTTCTCGCCGCACAGCTGCAACCGGCCCTGCTGCGCCTGGAGCACGAGCGCAAGCAGCGCGAGGGCGAGCTGCTGCGTCTGCGTCCGTCCTACATGCGCGCGCTCAAGGCCTGGTACGCGCAGAGCCAGCGTGCGCTCTATCCGGATGCGAACGGCACCCTGCGCGTGAGCTATGGACGCGTCACCGGCTTCCGTCCGCGCGACGGCGTTGAATACACACCGGTCACCACCGTGGCCGGCATCGTGGAAAAGCACTCGGGCAAGGTGCCGTTCGATGCCCCGGCGGCACTGCTGGCAGCCATCGCCAAGGGCGACTTCGGTGCAACCGCCGATCCCACGCTCAAGACCCAGACCGTCAATTTCCTGAGCAACCTCGATAGCACCGGCGGGAATTCCGGATCGCCGGTCCTGAACGCGCGTGGCGAACTGGTGGGCCTGAATTTCGACAGCAACTGGGAATCGGTCAGCGCCAGCTGGCAATACGATCCGCGCTACAAGCGTGCGATCCACGTCGACATGCGGTATCTGCGCTGGCTGATGGAAAAGGTCTGGCCGGCGCCGCACCTGCTGCGCGAGATGCGCCTTCCCGCCGATGGATGA
- a CDS encoding transglutaminase-like domain-containing protein, protein MRIWQAPLLVVLDMALRGTRSGGTFWLLATAPVLLALSCPAFGSEIASSAIEHAGTRHGTETVERSERDGVIQMRRNIHVRVEGLVQQSVVLEEQSVETAQGLPVSLRYASRAGTAGVNATVTVKGNRLLWEHRRGSRTQRDNLPLPPELLFPAALERRIAAQPREQRWTFDYDEVDPRDGQLRRVNLRSDGFVLDGMMEITRSTGPGSTVRMYWSPSQRRLVSSLNLLGTVFRMRPCSKECEGDVVPFAMMDSLSVAFPYRLSDDAMKGTIRYVIESKDDELVLPSTREQTVVARGRRSVVTVCADCGTEPVPQAGELVALRKPSQWLQSDDARIKSLAKAAPRNISVEAQMRMLVRQVQAHMTGPSDLLGYATALEAFESRSGDCTEFAILLAALARANGIATRVVSGLVYSRSLAGKRDSFVPHMWVQAWTGTRWASFDAALGNFDASHIAVQIGDGSPQAYSGVLEAIRGLRFVAAGAVAEKPEGPTGPPE, encoded by the coding sequence GTGCGAATATGGCAGGCACCTCTCCTGGTGGTGCTGGATATGGCGTTGCGCGGTACACGGTCGGGTGGAACGTTCTGGCTGCTGGCCACCGCGCCGGTGTTGCTCGCGTTGTCATGCCCGGCGTTCGGATCGGAGATCGCCTCGTCGGCGATCGAGCATGCCGGAACGCGCCACGGCACCGAGACGGTGGAGCGCTCGGAGCGCGACGGCGTCATCCAGATGCGCCGCAACATTCACGTCCGTGTCGAAGGACTTGTGCAGCAGTCAGTGGTCCTGGAGGAGCAATCGGTCGAGACAGCGCAGGGTTTGCCCGTCAGTCTGCGCTACGCATCGCGCGCCGGCACGGCCGGGGTGAATGCGACCGTGACCGTCAAGGGCAATCGCCTGCTGTGGGAGCACCGTCGCGGCTCCCGGACCCAGCGTGACAACCTGCCTCTGCCGCCGGAACTGCTGTTTCCCGCCGCATTGGAGCGTCGGATTGCCGCGCAGCCGCGGGAGCAGCGCTGGACGTTTGACTACGACGAAGTCGATCCCCGCGACGGCCAGTTGCGCCGCGTGAACCTGCGCAGCGACGGCTTCGTGCTGGACGGCATGATGGAGATCACGCGCAGTACCGGACCGGGATCGACCGTACGCATGTACTGGTCGCCTTCGCAGCGCCGGCTGGTGTCGTCCCTGAACCTGCTGGGCACCGTCTTCCGGATGCGGCCGTGTTCGAAGGAATGCGAAGGCGATGTGGTCCCGTTTGCGATGATGGATTCCCTGTCGGTGGCCTTTCCCTACCGGCTGTCCGACGATGCGATGAAGGGGACGATACGCTACGTGATTGAAAGCAAGGACGATGAGCTGGTGCTGCCCTCGACGCGGGAACAGACCGTCGTTGCGCGCGGCCGGCGTTCGGTCGTCACGGTGTGCGCCGACTGCGGGACGGAACCAGTGCCGCAGGCCGGCGAACTGGTGGCGCTGCGCAAACCCAGCCAATGGCTGCAGAGTGATGACGCACGGATAAAGTCTCTGGCCAAGGCGGCGCCGCGGAACATTTCCGTCGAGGCGCAGATGCGCATGCTGGTCAGGCAGGTGCAGGCGCACATGACCGGCCCGTCGGACCTGCTCGGCTATGCCACGGCGCTGGAAGCGTTTGAATCGCGCAGCGGCGACTGCACGGAATTTGCGATCCTGCTGGCGGCGCTGGCCAGGGCGAACGGCATCGCGACGCGGGTGGTCAGCGGCCTGGTCTACAGCCGCTCGCTGGCGGGTAAACGCGACAGCTTCGTGCCACACATGTGGGTCCAGGCCTGGACCGGTACGCGCTGGGCCAGTTTCGATGCGGCGCTGGGCAATTTTGATGCGTCCCACATCGCGGTGCAGATAGGTGACGGCTCGCCGCAGGCGTACAGCGGCGTGCTGGAGGCGATCCGTGGATTGCGCTTTGTCGCAGCAGGTGCCGTAGCCGAAAAGCCAGAGGGGCCGACCGGCCCCCCTGAGTGA
- a CDS encoding helix-turn-helix transcriptional regulator produces the protein MSADTLFQNRSIRVIDYRCEAGPADASFEECHGTHSVSYVRRGSFGYRCGMHQHELVAGAVLVGRSGDTYRCTHDHHEAGDECLSFQFLDPSLVDTLDGDGNAWRIGALPPAAPLMVLGEMAQAAAQGASDIGLDELGLAIAGRFLRLAGDRSGSGPAVPARDRRRAVEVALWIDEQSHLPLDLDQCAAQAGLSAFHFLRLFNRVVGVTPHQYLIRSRLRRAARQLAAGDQPVTDIALDIGFSDLSNFVRTFHRVAGVSPRGFRQASLGDRKIFQERIRTVGAP, from the coding sequence ATGAGCGCGGACACCTTGTTCCAGAACCGGTCGATCCGGGTGATCGACTACCGCTGTGAGGCGGGCCCGGCAGACGCTTCTTTCGAGGAGTGCCACGGCACCCATTCCGTCTCCTACGTTCGCCGGGGAAGCTTTGGCTATCGCTGCGGAATGCACCAGCACGAACTGGTCGCCGGCGCCGTACTGGTCGGCCGCAGCGGCGATACGTACCGCTGTACCCACGACCACCACGAAGCCGGCGACGAATGCCTTTCCTTCCAGTTCCTCGACCCGTCGCTGGTCGATACGCTCGACGGCGACGGCAACGCCTGGCGCATCGGGGCGCTGCCGCCCGCCGCCCCCCTGATGGTGCTGGGCGAGATGGCGCAGGCCGCGGCGCAAGGCGCCAGTGACATCGGACTGGATGAGCTGGGACTGGCGATTGCAGGACGCTTCCTGCGCTTGGCCGGAGACCGTTCCGGCAGTGGCCCGGCCGTTCCCGCGCGTGACCGCCGCCGTGCCGTGGAGGTGGCGCTATGGATCGATGAGCAGTCCCACCTGCCACTGGACCTTGATCAATGCGCCGCCCAGGCCGGGCTGAGCGCCTTTCACTTTCTGCGCCTGTTCAACCGGGTCGTCGGCGTGACGCCGCACCAGTACCTGATCCGTTCGCGCCTGCGTCGCGCTGCCCGGCAGCTGGCCGCGGGTGACCAGCCAGTCACCGACATTGCGCTGGATATCGGGTTTTCCGACCTGTCGAACTTCGTGCGTACGTTCCATCGTGTCGCCGGCGTATCGCCCCGCGGCTTTCGCCAGGCGTCCCTGGGCGACCGCAAGATTTTCCAAGAACGCATCCGTACCGTCGGCGCACCATGA
- a CDS encoding VOC family protein, which translates to MFDHIGLRITDLDASVRFYTAVLAPLGYTLCSRDDHGAGFGPAGQPALWLHAGKYPAPRGVHLAFRAPDRSSVEAFHTAGLASGAADNGPAGLRADYSPTYFAAFLIDPDGNNVEAVCLT; encoded by the coding sequence ATGTTTGACCACATCGGATTGCGCATCACCGACCTGGACGCCAGCGTCCGCTTCTACACCGCCGTGCTGGCACCGCTCGGCTACACCCTTTGCAGCCGCGACGACCACGGCGCGGGATTCGGGCCCGCTGGCCAGCCCGCGCTGTGGCTGCACGCCGGCAAGTATCCAGCCCCGCGCGGCGTGCACCTGGCGTTCCGGGCACCGGACCGGTCGTCGGTAGAGGCGTTTCACACGGCAGGACTGGCCTCAGGCGCGGCGGACAATGGACCGGCCGGATTGCGCGCGGACTACAGCCCGACCTATTTCGCGGCATTCCTGATCGACCCCGACGGCAACAACGTCGAAGCCGTCTGCCTGACGTAG
- a CDS encoding DUF6164 family protein — protein MARLLLSLRDVPDDEADDVRALLDALPVAYYETRPSRFGISAGGIWLADDADETRAREALAGYQARRREAARADYAQALRDGTAVGFFTFLRRHPLRVLVTLVAIVLLVGLLLLPSLLIGR, from the coding sequence ATGGCCCGATTGCTCCTTTCCCTGCGTGATGTTCCCGACGACGAGGCGGACGACGTCCGTGCATTGCTCGACGCGCTGCCGGTGGCGTACTACGAGACGCGTCCGAGCCGGTTCGGCATTTCGGCTGGCGGTATCTGGCTGGCTGACGATGCCGACGAGACGCGGGCACGTGAAGCACTTGCCGGTTACCAGGCACGACGTCGCGAGGCAGCGCGCGCCGACTACGCGCAGGCGCTGCGCGATGGCACCGCGGTCGGCTTTTTCACCTTCCTGCGGCGCCATCCGCTTCGCGTGCTCGTCACATTGGTGGCGATCGTGCTGCTGGTCGGCCTGTTGCTGTTGCCATCGCTGCTGATTGGGCGGTGA